A single window of Microtus ochrogaster isolate Prairie Vole_2 unplaced genomic scaffold, MicOch1.0 UNK10, whole genome shotgun sequence DNA harbors:
- the Rad51ap2 gene encoding RAD51-associated protein 2, which translates to MSLSRPAWPAGPARPVPSTRPPEDSAATPPSSKRPRLEEPAGVSVAAWPLLVVPRLSEVEKVWEWSPRPFPAFLIPKNPGSSGGGRQRCGPGWQDRTFQTQSCWQSGVSGRAGCSRAPEKSQEPGPQEVRETLGVRHDDPAEVSPVPPNTSKPGIQRVKPEPEELPALGKGTTLKEKNSVRQPGSPFLEVTFSEETKATLHDLKDRCKVVSVITSEKKENISSSTLKIPRLQNQACLGSAKPGYFRDNITIISPEFPRDLNSNMSFVYLKEIAKKKNDKVVAYARDFTNIFGSQNRPDAKKQKFQNDKKIVFVENDFCGYYESQQQSLPVEGEIDSITLNCCHRSSIEGDLRYSSKNSILTLEDANWEGTERNLDGYLPTRQEESQSWDSNRAILKRKRQNCWIKKNFRVICENNIILKTNIVSLLNHFVSFIRNGDDSEEGCIFKCLVHLNYLKNIIKESHVVYLTRILISSRPLVNNTKSMAKKRKLFKMEHALEGAQKHSISSLSIATKRFPIYKPHENVPLLLDFEDTERLSLSSCSDNVENWAYYSFGIASTRVKSDMLLIQNNCGHTSEKYYESGTSNQDLDIERKQKQKTPHSIFQFVFEHIFNARQLSTLLNKNKIHSEQINAMLITQKSSLENLLDDIEWKIYDFILKKYVKITESSSSFQVHKAIGIEKKEDSSPPIESVSSVQVASRVSKDVNVRETTSAKQNSGANTKETGDILQEGELANSACFHPENDSTLYADHQFESDSSRENNECFQGLAAPCLSTETLPIAKDFEMKSKFDLVLEELHMFHEISKENEIPSTAETNNRKEYYFGESNDVKEARMEIEKDLEMVETNKRNAPALPLDLRAGSNMHKRHQRLFNWKTIPTHGGEAVPNEYCCPRSEEESLHSTPEEDYKSPAFSAEECKKEKNDYLLKGGSHLSHGISRVQPLKTCNRPIRVGLSRRARLKQLHPYLK; encoded by the exons ATGTCACTGTCGCGCCCCGCGTGGCCTGCAGGCCCTGCCCGGCCTGTCCCCTCCACACGGCCTCCCGAGGACTCCGCTGCGACGCCACCCAGCAGCAAGCGGCCTCGCCTGGAGGAGCCTGCCGGCGTCTCGGTGGCGGCGTGGCCGCTGCTTGTGGTGCCTCGCTTGTCTGAGGTAGAAAAAGTCTGGGAGTGGTCGCCCAGACCCTTCCCAGCGTTCCTCATTCCAAAGAACCCGGGCAGCTCAGGCGGCGGGAGGCAGCGGTGTGGCCCGGGGTGGCAGGACAGAACATTTCAGACGCAGAGCTGTTGGCAGTCTGGAGTCTCAGGAAGAGCAGGTTGTTCGAGGGCTCCAGAAAAGTCTCAGGAACCGGGGCCGCAGGAGGTTAGGGAGACTCTAGGTGTGCGCCATGATGACCCAGCAGAAGTGAGTCCCGTTCCACCCAACACCTCCAAGCCCGGTATCCAAAGAGTCAAACCTGAGCCTGAAGAACTTCCTGCCCTGGGGAAGGGAACTactctgaaagaaaagaattctgtgaGACAGCCAGGAAGTCCATTTCTAGAGGTTACATTTTCTGAGGAAACTAAGGCAACATTACATGACCTTAAGGACAGATGTAAAGTTGTCAGTGTCATAAcctcagagaaaaaagaaaacatttcatcatCCACACTAAAAATACCAAGACTTCAAAACCAGGCCTGTTTGGGAAGCGCCAAACCCGGTTATTTTAGAGATAACATCACAATAATTTCCCCTGAGTTCCCAAGGGATTTAAATAGCAACATGTCCTTTGTCTATTTAAaggaaatagcaaagaaaaagaatgacaaagTTGTGGCATATGCTAGGGATTTCACAAACATTTTCGGGTCCCAAAATAGACCTGATGCTAAGAAACAAAAGTTtcagaatgataaaaaaattgtatttgtggAAAATGatttttgtggctattatgaaagtCAACAGCAGTCACTCCCTGTTGAAGGGGAAATAGACTCGATCACTTTAAACTGCTGTCACCGTAGTAGTATCGAGGGTGATCTAAGATACTCCAGCAAGAATTCCATTCTAACACTAGAAGACGCTAACTgggagggaacagaaaggaatCTAGACGGCTACCTACCTACCAGACAAGAAGAATCTCAAAGCTGGGACTCTAACAGAgctattttgaaaaggaaaagacaaaattgttggataaagaaaaattttagggTTATCTGTGAAA ATAATATCATTCTGAAAACAAATATAGTTTCTTTGCTCAAtcactttgtttctttcataagAAATGGAGATGACTCAGAAGAGGGTTGCATCTTCAAATGTTTAGTGCatttgaattatttgaaaaatattataaaggaaaGTCATGTTGTATATCTAACAAGGATTTTGATTTCTTCAAGACCATTAGTAAACAACACAAAATCTatggcaaagaaaagaaagctatttaAAATGGAGCATGCTCTTGAAGGGGCTCAGAAACACAGCATCAGCTCTCTTAGTATAGCAACTAAAAGGTTTCCAATTTACAAACCACATGAAAATGTTCCTCTTTTACTGGATTTTGAGGACACGGAAAGACTTTCTTTGTCAAGTTGTTCTGACAATGTGGAGAATTGGGCTTACTATAGTTTTGGTATTGCTAGCACACGTGTGAAATCTGATATGCTACTTATACAGAATAACTGTGGACATACTAGTGAAAAATACTATGAAAGTGGTACGTCCAATCAAGATTTAGATAttgaaaggaagcagaaacaaaagaccCCTCATTCTATTTTTCAGTTCGTATTTGAACATATCTTTAATGCTAGGCAACTGAGCACAttgttaaacaaaaataaaatacatagtgaACAGATAAATGCTATGCTGATAACTCAGAAGTCCAGCTTGGAGAACTTGCTAGATGACATAGAATggaaaatatatgattttattttgaagaagtATGTCAAGATCACAGAAAGTTCAAGTAGTTTCCAAGTTCATAAAGCTATCGGCATAGAGAAAAAAGAGGATAGTTCTCCCCCAATCGAAAGCGTGTCTTCAGTGCAGGTAGCTTCGCGAGTGAGTAAGGACGTAAATGTGAGAGAAACTACATCTGCTAAGCAAAATAGTGGAGCTAACACAAAAGAGACTGGAGACATTTTGCAAGAAGGCGAGTTAGCTAATTCAGCGTGTTTTCATCCAGAGAATGACTCCACATTATATGCTGATCATCAGTTTGAAAGTGATTCAAGTAGAGAGAACAATGAATGTTTTCAGGGCTTAGCTGCTCCATGTTTATCAACAGAAACTCTGCCAATAGCAAAGGATTTCGAGATGAAGAGTAAATTTGATTTAGTACTTGAAGAGCTTCATATGTTTCATGaaattagtaaagaaaatgaaattccaagtacagcagaaacaaacaatagGAAAGAATATTACTTTGGAGAAAGTAATGATGTTAAGGAGGCAAGAATGGAGATAGAAAAAGATTTGGAAATGGTTgaaaccaacaaaagaaatgCACCTGCTTTGCCCCTTGATTTGAGAGCAGGCTCCAACATGCATAAAAGACACCAACGTTTATTTAATTGGAAAACAATCCCTACTCATGGGGGAGAGGCAGTTCCAAATGAATATTGCTGTCCAAGATCAGAGGAAGAATCCCTCCATTCTACTCCTGAGGAAG ATTATAAAAGTCCTGCCTTTTCTGCTGAggaatgtaaaaaagaaaagaatgattatTTATTGAAGGGAG GCAGTCATTTGTCACATGGCATTTCCAGAGTACAGCCTCTTAAGACGTGCAACCGTCCAATTAGAGTCGGCTTGTCGAGAAGAGCTAGGCTGAAACAGCTCCATCCTTACCTGAAATGA